The following are encoded in a window of Clostridia bacterium genomic DNA:
- the rpmA gene encoding 50S ribosomal protein L27 — protein sequence MMFIILQLFAHKKGGGSSRNGRDSNAQRLGAKRADGQFVNAGNILVRQRGTKVHPGNNVGIGKDDTLFALVSGVVKFEPKGKAKKQVSVYPN from the coding sequence ATAATGTTTATAATACTTCAATTGTTTGCCCACAAGAAAGGTGGCGGTAGTTCAAGAAACGGAAGAGATAGTAATGCGCAAAGACTGGGCGCAAAAAGAGCTGACGGACAATTTGTCAACGCCGGTAATATTCTCGTACGTCAAAGAGGCACTAAGGTTCACCCCGGCAACAACGTTGGTATAGGCAAAGACGATACTTTATTTGCTCTTGTAAGCGGTGTAGTTAAATTTGAGCCTAAGGGTAAAGCAAAAAAACAAGTTAGCGTTTATCCTAACTAA
- the ppdK gene encoding pyruvate, phosphate dikinase, which translates to MVKYVYLFSQGNGKMRELLGGKGANLAEMINLGLPVPDGFTITTEACNKYYECGKALPQEITEQVFEALDITEKKLGKKLGDLVNPLLVSVRSGARASMPGMMDTILNLGLNDQTVEVIAKLTNNPRFAYDSYRRFIQMFSDVVMEVEKAKYEKLLTNAKKAKGVKFDTDLDADDLKALVVEFKALYKKELGQDFPQDPKEQLMSAVLAVFRSWNNPRAIYYRRMNDIPGSWGTAVSVQSMVYGNMGNDSGTGVAFTRNPATGEKVLFGEYLMNAQGEDVVAGIRTPQPISHLQDQNVEVYNQFVKICSILEDHYKDMQDMEFTIERGKLYMLQTRNGKRTAAAALKIAVDMLKEGRIDEKEALLRLEPRSLDALLHNQFDQKALSKVTPIANGLPASPGAACGAVYTDSKRAIAAVEKNHKAKVIIVRLETSPEDIEGMAVSQGILTARGGMTSHAAVVARGMGTCCVAGCSQLNIEHGADHFYIGEEKFVEGDIISLDGSTGNVYKGAMPTVEPLISGDFGYIMGLADKYRTLKVRTNADNPKDSAVAVKFGAEGIGLCRTEHMFFGDDRIQPMREMIVSDTVLGREKALAKLLRFQRADFEGIFRVMQDRPVTIRFLDPPLHEFLPTKEEDIKKISSDIGITVEKLKTIIASLHEFNPMLGHRGCRLSITYPEIAQMQTRAVIEAAINIRKEGVNVIPEIMIPLVGEVKELEYVKAVVDQTAQQVMKENNVSFKYYVGTMIEVPRAALISGEIAKVAEFFSFGTNDLTQMTYGFSRDDAGKFLPYYYEKKIFESDPFARIDQIGVGRLMKLSVEEGRQSRKDLKTGICGEHGGDPSSVEFCHRIGLNYVSCSPYRVPIARLAAAQAAIKDLK; encoded by the coding sequence ATGGTAAAGTACGTTTATTTATTTAGTCAAGGTAACGGCAAGATGCGAGAGTTACTTGGTGGCAAAGGGGCTAACTTAGCCGAGATGATTAATCTTGGTCTACCTGTACCCGATGGTTTTACAATTACAACAGAGGCTTGTAATAAGTATTACGAGTGTGGAAAAGCTCTACCACAAGAAATTACAGAGCAAGTATTTGAAGCCTTAGACATAACTGAAAAGAAATTAGGCAAGAAATTGGGTGATTTGGTTAATCCATTATTAGTATCTGTTCGTTCGGGCGCAAGAGCTTCTATGCCCGGTATGATGGACACTATATTAAATCTTGGTTTAAATGACCAAACAGTAGAAGTTATCGCAAAGCTTACAAACAATCCACGTTTTGCTTATGACAGCTACCGTAGATTTATACAAATGTTTAGCGACGTTGTTATGGAAGTTGAAAAAGCTAAGTATGAGAAACTTTTAACTAACGCTAAAAAAGCAAAAGGCGTTAAATTTGATACTGATTTAGACGCTGACGATTTAAAGGCGCTTGTAGTTGAATTTAAAGCGTTATACAAAAAAGAGCTTGGACAAGACTTTCCGCAAGACCCCAAAGAACAACTTATGTCGGCAGTTCTAGCTGTTTTCCGTTCTTGGAACAATCCTAGGGCGATTTATTACAGAAGAATGAACGATATTCCCGGTAGCTGGGGTACGGCTGTTAGCGTTCAATCAATGGTTTATGGCAATATGGGCAATGACTCAGGCACTGGCGTTGCGTTCACACGTAACCCTGCAACCGGCGAAAAAGTTCTTTTCGGCGAATATTTAATGAATGCGCAGGGCGAGGACGTAGTAGCGGGTATTCGTACGCCACAACCTATATCTCATTTACAAGACCAAAACGTAGAAGTTTATAATCAATTTGTAAAGATTTGTTCAATTCTTGAAGACCACTATAAAGATATGCAAGATATGGAATTTACCATCGAAAGAGGCAAACTATATATGCTTCAAACTCGTAATGGTAAGAGAACGGCTGCCGCCGCTTTAAAAATTGCCGTTGATATGCTTAAAGAAGGCAGAATTGACGAAAAAGAAGCTTTGCTTAGACTTGAACCTCGTTCTCTCGACGCTTTACTTCATAATCAATTTGACCAAAAGGCTTTAAGTAAAGTTACTCCTATCGCTAATGGTTTGCCAGCTTCTCCCGGAGCTGCTTGCGGAGCGGTTTACACCGACTCAAAAAGAGCTATCGCCGCTGTTGAAAAGAACCACAAAGCAAAGGTTATTATTGTTAGACTCGAAACTTCGCCCGAAGACATTGAGGGTATGGCAGTTTCGCAAGGTATATTAACTGCTCGTGGCGGAATGACTTCGCACGCAGCCGTTGTAGCTCGTGGTATGGGTACTTGTTGCGTAGCTGGTTGTTCGCAACTCAATATCGAACACGGCGCAGACCACTTTTATATCGGCGAAGAAAAATTTGTAGAAGGCGACATCATATCTCTTGACGGCTCGACAGGTAACGTTTATAAGGGCGCTATGCCCACAGTCGAACCTCTAATTAGCGGTGACTTTGGTTATATTATGGGCTTAGCCGATAAATATCGTACTTTAAAAGTAAGAACAAACGCCGACAATCCAAAAGATAGCGCAGTTGCTGTTAAATTTGGCGCAGAAGGTATCGGTCTATGCCGTACCGAGCATATGTTCTTTGGCGACGATAGAATACAACCTATGAGAGAAATGATTGTTTCTGACACCGTTCTTGGTAGAGAAAAGGCTCTTGCTAAATTATTACGTTTCCAAAGAGCAGACTTTGAAGGCATATTTAGAGTAATGCAAGATAGACCGGTTACTATTCGTTTCTTAGACCCGCCACTTCACGAATTTTTACCCACTAAGGAAGAAGATATTAAGAAGATTTCTAGCGACATCGGCATTACAGTCGAGAAATTAAAGACAATTATTGCTTCTTTGCACGAATTTAACCCAATGCTTGGGCATCGTGGTTGCCGTTTATCAATTACCTATCCTGAAATTGCTCAAATGCAAACAAGAGCGGTTATTGAAGCTGCCATTAATATAAGAAAAGAAGGCGTAAATGTTATACCTGAAATTATGATTCCTCTTGTAGGCGAAGTTAAAGAATTAGAATATGTTAAAGCCGTTGTAGACCAAACAGCTCAACAAGTAATGAAAGAGAATAATGTTTCCTTTAAATACTATGTTGGCACAATGATTGAAGTTCCTCGTGCAGCGTTAATCTCTGGCGAAATTGCAAAAGTTGCAGAGTTTTTCAGCTTTGGCACAAACGACTTAACTCAAATGACCTATGGTTTTTCTCGTGACGACGCTGGCAAATTCCTACCTTACTACTATGAAAAGAAAATTTTCGAAAGCGACCCATTCGCTCGTATTGACCAAATCGGCGTTGGCAGACTTATGAAATTATCAGTAGAAGAGGGTAGACAATCTCGCAAAGATTTAAAGACCGGCATTTGTGGCGAACACGGCGGAGACCCAAGTTCGGTAGAATTTTGTCACAGAATTGGGCTAAATTATGTATCCTGCTCTCCGTATAGAGTACCTATTGCCCGTCTTGCCGCAGCCCAAGCAGCAATCAAAGACCTTAAATAA
- the recO gene encoding DNA repair protein RecO: MEQKIKAIVLKSVDYQENDKLLLLYSGELGKFTAIIKGVKKPNAQLKYASEQFCFGEYQFAQKNSHYVVIGCNCIESFYCLRNDIEKYYSACVLLDTIATLEQEESNPQLFVLLLKYLQKLVESQASPKLLALKFILTYLASQGYGMQFDRCSLCKTTSFEKLYLDLEAGGITCMACRSNSALALPATTLSCLRLTADMPLDSISNLKFKPSYINDCLLTLYQYISHSLFKIKSLQELLTI; the protein is encoded by the coding sequence ATGGAACAAAAAATTAAAGCCATAGTATTAAAAAGCGTAGATTATCAAGAAAATGATAAGCTACTCTTGCTTTATTCGGGCGAATTAGGTAAATTTACGGCAATTATTAAAGGCGTTAAAAAACCTAATGCTCAACTAAAATACGCTAGCGAACAATTTTGTTTTGGCGAGTATCAATTTGCTCAAAAAAATAGTCATTACGTAGTAATTGGCTGTAATTGCATAGAAAGTTTCTATTGTTTAAGAAACGATATCGAAAAATACTATTCGGCTTGCGTCCTTCTTGACACAATAGCTACGCTTGAACAAGAAGAAAGCAACCCACAATTATTTGTTCTATTACTTAAATATTTACAAAAGCTTGTCGAAAGTCAAGCGTCGCCTAAGCTATTAGCTCTAAAATTTATACTTACATATTTAGCTAGTCAAGGGTATGGTATGCAATTTGACCGTTGCAGTTTATGCAAAACTACAAGTTTTGAAAAATTATATTTAGACCTTGAAGCCGGAGGTATTACTTGCATGGCTTGTCGAAGTAATAGCGCCCTTGCGCTACCGGCTACTACTTTATCTTGTTTGAGATTGACTGCCGATATGCCATTAGACTCGATTTCTAATTTAAAATTTAAGCCGTCTTATATAAACGATTGTCTTTTAACGCTGTATCAATATATTTCACATAGTTTATTTAAGATAAAAAGTCTACAAGAATTGTTAACTATCTAA
- the ybeY gene encoding rRNA maturation RNase YbeY: MKIFFTNATLCEKLSITRTIKFANSYLKQTNKLEMTVNFVSSIQIAELNQQFRQINSTTDVLSFPTLDAQTKTITFEDYPSDINFKTGNIIIGEIFINRERGKEQAIEYAHSYKRELNFLALHGYLHLLGYDHLEETQRQIMEELQRQILQRLNINR, from the coding sequence ATGAAAATATTTTTTACTAATGCAACGCTTTGCGAAAAATTATCAATAACAAGAACGATAAAATTTGCAAATAGTTATTTAAAACAAACAAATAAGCTTGAAATGACGGTTAACTTTGTGTCAAGCATACAAATAGCCGAGCTTAATCAACAATTTAGACAGATAAACTCAACTACCGACGTGCTGTCTTTTCCAACACTTGACGCACAAACTAAAACAATAACCTTTGAAGATTATCCAAGCGACATTAATTTTAAGACCGGCAACATTATTATAGGCGAGATTTTTATAAATAGAGAACGGGGTAAAGAACAAGCCATAGAATACGCCCACAGTTACAAAAGAGAGTTAAATTTCCTTGCTCTGCACGGGTATCTGCACCTACTAGGTTACGACCACTTAGAAGAAACGCAACGGCAAATAATGGAAGAACTTCAACGACAAATTTTACAACGGTTAAATATAAACCGATAA
- a CDS encoding sporulation protein YqfD → MFNTIITVEGLNAENLVNNLSRSYKLSIIKRTRKVFDIVVAHKDSKKLVAYLKNKCYNIINIKQIGIVNLWYKVKSHIALTICLILLIVSMLVCNNLCLDIHIKYNGKEQEVKYYLNEYGIKYGSNLASLSIDKLENFLCNKLNCAYAVVSVRGSRLSVQIVDKTTLDKPTDFNKSFDIIATHSGVITRIVVLSGTAQVKVGDKVSKGQTLIKGLRTYADGTQEPIRAVGSVYADVAVWSKAEYSPTQIIYNPTNKFFTRTHLKIGDKIAFSKRKNPYTYSKQEETTYSLFPFNIVVIRQIIYELAPQTISVTLEEVKDELMKKAYEQAVSQIDYQIINTEYIIDNSGVTAYIYGNIQINKDNTIESNSKD, encoded by the coding sequence TTGTTTAATACTATTATTACAGTTGAGGGGCTAAATGCTGAAAATCTTGTTAATAATCTGTCTAGAAGTTACAAATTATCTATAATTAAGCGAACTAGAAAAGTTTTTGACATTGTCGTAGCCCACAAAGACAGTAAAAAGTTAGTTGCTTATTTGAAGAATAAGTGCTATAATATTATAAATATTAAGCAAATAGGCATAGTTAACCTATGGTATAAAGTTAAGTCCCATATAGCCTTAACCATTTGTTTAATTTTGTTAATTGTGTCTATGCTTGTATGCAACAACTTATGTTTAGACATACATATTAAATATAACGGTAAAGAGCAAGAAGTAAAGTATTATCTCAACGAATACGGCATTAAATACGGTAGCAATCTTGCTAGCCTTAGTATCGACAAACTTGAAAATTTTCTTTGCAATAAATTAAATTGCGCTTACGCCGTAGTAAGCGTGCGTGGCAGTAGACTAAGCGTGCAAATTGTTGACAAAACAACGCTTGACAAGCCAACTGATTTTAACAAAAGTTTTGATATAATTGCGACTCATAGTGGCGTAATTACCCGTATAGTAGTGCTAAGCGGTACGGCGCAAGTTAAGGTGGGCGACAAGGTTAGCAAGGGGCAAACGCTAATTAAAGGGCTTAGAACGTATGCTGACGGCACACAAGAACCAATTCGAGCCGTAGGTAGCGTTTACGCAGACGTTGCTGTTTGGTCTAAGGCGGAATATTCTCCTACTCAAATAATCTACAACCCAACTAATAAATTTTTTACAAGAACACATCTAAAAATAGGCGACAAAATAGCGTTTAGTAAGCGTAAAAATCCATATACATATAGCAAACAAGAAGAAACAACGTACAGTTTGTTTCCTTTTAATATAGTAGTCATAAGACAAATAATATACGAGCTTGCTCCCCAAACTATAAGCGTAACGCTTGAAGAAGTCAAAGACGAACTTATGAAAAAAGCCTACGAACAAGCAGTTAGTCAAATTGATTATCAAATAATTAACACCGAATACATAATTGATAATAGCGGGGTTACCGCTTATATTTACGGAAATATACAAATAAATAAGGATAACACTATTGAAAGTAACAGCAAAGATTAA
- a CDS encoding NYN domain-containing protein, whose product MLEDRKIALFIDVDNLGISETEYNNALTQLDKLGDILYGKAYGVSDKKHKAIIDSVLARGFDMCSVMRIKKRGAKVFDNRIIVDCLAEVLQNNNIDTVAILAAPADSISLYSKLKSFNISIIALDNNDEENGSFVNMFLDMGIVEHIKPVKKAVKVPFKAKPVEVKPIEQVKPIVEEPIKEVKPIEQVKPIVEEPIKEVKQEQPPKQVEEDEATANLINAINSILKSAPQEEAQPELKEAPKQQTKKVEAPAQQPEQIVDEPIVVADTKPQANYIPSDELQVLKELEDFKSAQKSISGEDAELLDTIRRLIDENHKKD is encoded by the coding sequence ATGTTAGAAGATAGAAAGATTGCGCTATTTATCGACGTTGATAATCTAGGCATAAGCGAGACCGAATATAATAACGCTTTAACACAACTAGATAAGCTAGGCGATATTTTATACGGCAAAGCCTATGGTGTTTCGGACAAGAAACATAAAGCTATTATTGATTCCGTACTTGCGAGAGGTTTCGATATGTGTAGCGTTATGCGTATCAAAAAGAGAGGCGCTAAGGTATTTGACAATCGTATTATTGTCGATTGCTTAGCCGAAGTATTGCAAAACAACAATATTGACACAGTAGCAATTCTTGCCGCTCCGGCAGACTCAATATCGTTATACAGCAAATTAAAAAGTTTCAATATATCAATAATTGCCCTTGATAACAACGACGAAGAGAATGGCTCTTTTGTCAATATGTTCTTAGATATGGGCATTGTCGAGCATATTAAGCCGGTTAAAAAGGCCGTTAAAGTTCCTTTTAAGGCAAAACCCGTTGAAGTTAAGCCGATTGAGCAAGTTAAACCAATAGTTGAAGAGCCAATCAAAGAAGTTAAGCCGATTGAGCAAGTTAAACCAATAGTCGAAGAGCCAATCAAAGAAGTTAAACAAGAGCAACCGCCTAAACAAGTTGAAGAAGACGAGGCGACTGCAAATTTAATAAACGCTATCAACAGCATTTTAAAGAGCGCTCCGCAAGAAGAAGCTCAGCCCGAATTAAAAGAAGCTCCTAAACAACAAACCAAAAAAGTTGAAGCTCCTGCGCAACAACCCGAACAAATTGTTGACGAGCCTATCGTAGTAGCCGACACAAAACCGCAAGCAAATTATATTCCTAGCGACGAATTGCAAGTTCTTAAAGAGCTTGAAGATTTTAAGAGCGCTCAAAAGAGTATTAGTGGCGAAGACGCCGAATTGCTTGACACCATTCGCCGTTTAATCGACGAGAACCACAAAAAAGATTAA
- a CDS encoding HDIG domain-containing protein — translation MTDKNKQKNIWISLAILFAAYVVIFLLVWLFNISQFKGENVTQKSITYAGLLIMTFLGMAYYSLMSSKKVLMQIRKCGALAVTMVLSYAIMEIFAELLNLYYLIPYSICALLGATLIDSRTSFFANINLVVIFFASLLLFGEVNSADLYFVLFAGLFSSILSAYSTTPNMIRTKYILIGLVLGISSTLFALTTYLMFNVVFVAKQFFINVGTAFTSGFFTIMLLFLFMPLLEKIFGLVTNFKLNELTSTNQPLLKRLLTEAPGTFNHSLTVSNYVEACASAIGANPIVARAVAYFHDVGKLKNPLYFVENQSGVNPHDELTPEASVLAIKKHVLYGYTLAKEYDLPQEICQGILEHHGTMPIKYFYLKAKKLTDGELPYDSYSYEGPKPSTKISAILMICDACEAALRASGDKNNASLIVNKVVQERMEFEQFNECDISMQEIEIVKSTILTTYLGFKHKRIAYPDVKM, via the coding sequence ATGACTGATAAAAACAAACAAAAGAATATCTGGATAAGTTTAGCTATATTGTTTGCCGCCTACGTTGTCATATTCTTATTAGTATGGTTGTTTAATATAAGCCAATTTAAAGGCGAGAACGTAACGCAAAAGTCAATTACTTACGCCGGATTGCTAATAATGACTTTTTTAGGTATGGCGTATTACTCGTTGATGTCAAGTAAAAAAGTGCTTATGCAAATTCGCAAATGCGGAGCTTTGGCGGTAACTATGGTGCTTAGCTATGCGATTATGGAAATATTTGCCGAACTGCTTAACTTGTACTACTTAATACCATATTCCATTTGCGCCTTGCTTGGAGCTACATTAATAGACTCTCGTACTTCATTTTTTGCAAATATAAATTTAGTTGTAATTTTCTTTGCAAGTTTACTGCTATTTGGCGAGGTTAACTCGGCGGACTTATATTTTGTTTTATTTGCAGGGTTATTTTCTAGCATATTGTCAGCTTATTCTACAACGCCAAATATGATAAGAACTAAATACATACTAATTGGTCTAGTTCTTGGCATAAGTTCGACTTTGTTTGCTCTAACTACTTATTTGATGTTTAACGTCGTATTTGTCGCTAAGCAATTTTTTATCAACGTTGGCACAGCGTTTACAAGCGGATTTTTTACTATAATGTTGCTATTTTTGTTTATGCCATTACTTGAAAAAATATTTGGACTTGTTACAAACTTTAAGCTCAATGAGCTTACTTCAACTAATCAACCATTGTTAAAGAGGTTGTTGACCGAAGCTCCGGGTACATTTAACCACAGTTTAACCGTAAGCAACTATGTCGAGGCGTGCGCATCGGCTATTGGCGCAAACCCCATTGTAGCTAGGGCGGTTGCATATTTTCACGACGTGGGCAAACTTAAAAATCCCTTATATTTTGTTGAAAACCAATCGGGAGTAAATCCTCACGACGAGCTTACGCCGGAAGCAAGCGTGCTTGCAATTAAGAAACACGTTTTGTACGGTTATACTTTGGCAAAAGAATATGACCTTCCGCAAGAAATCTGTCAGGGAATACTCGAACATCACGGCACAATGCCAATAAAGTACTTTTATCTTAAAGCCAAAAAACTTACCGACGGCGAATTGCCTTACGACAGTTACAGTTACGAAGGTCCTAAGCCTAGCACAAAAATATCGGCAATTCTTATGATATGCGATGCTTGCGAAGCTGCGCTTAGAGCGTCGGGCGACAAAAATAACGCTAGTTTGATTGTCAACAAAGTTGTGCAAGAAAGAATGGAATTTGAACAGTTTAATGAATGTGATATATCAATGCAAGAAATTGAAATTGTAAAGTCTACAATTTTAACTACCTATTTAGGGTTTAAGCATAAAAGAATTGCTTATCCCGACGTCAAAATGTAA
- a CDS encoding DNA glycosylase produces MIQILKDKIIINSLNFVAKDIFECGQIFRYKKISSGYICYSLDKSAIIEEIEGKTIISCKDVDYFYKYFDLDTDYNVITNKLSKDMFMAKAVDFGRGIRILRQDLFETIISFIISANNNISRIQKIIENICKAFGSVTEFGYAFPTQKQLLKATASDFKELGCGYRAEYLFKTLRLIDDQFERELKILPTELARKKLLNLVGVGNKVADCILLFGLGRLNTFPCDVWIKKVYHEYFEQGHKDNQISNFFVNYFGELSGYAQQYLFYFQRSGEFFQKV; encoded by the coding sequence ATGATACAAATACTTAAAGATAAAATAATAATTAACAGTCTAAATTTTGTCGCCAAAGATATCTTTGAATGCGGACAAATATTTAGATATAAAAAGATTTCTAGCGGATACATTTGTTATTCGCTTGATAAATCGGCAATTATTGAAGAAATTGAAGGCAAAACTATAATTTCTTGCAAAGATGTCGACTATTTTTATAAATATTTTGACCTAGATACCGATTATAATGTAATTACAAACAAATTATCCAAAGATATGTTTATGGCAAAAGCGGTAGACTTTGGACGAGGCATAAGAATACTTAGGCAAGACTTATTTGAAACTATTATTAGTTTTATTATTTCGGCAAACAATAATATTTCTCGCATACAAAAAATTATTGAGAATATTTGTAAAGCATTTGGAAGCGTCACCGAATTTGGCTACGCTTTTCCAACTCAAAAGCAACTACTTAAAGCTACGGCAAGTGATTTTAAGGAGTTAGGTTGCGGTTATAGAGCCGAATATTTATTTAAAACTTTGCGTTTAATTGACGACCAATTTGAGCGTGAACTTAAAATTTTGCCAACCGAACTTGCCCGAAAAAAATTGCTCAATTTAGTAGGCGTAGGAAATAAAGTTGCAGATTGCATACTCTTATTTGGACTGGGCCGCCTAAACACTTTTCCTTGCGATGTGTGGATAAAAAAAGTTTATCACGAATATTTTGAACAAGGACATAAAGACAATCAAATTTCAAACTTTTTTGTAAATTATTTTGGCGAATTGTCGGGATACGCTCAACAATATCTTTTTTATTTTCAAAGAAGCGGCGAATTTTTTCAAAAAGTATAG
- the era gene encoding GTPase Era, producing MIKKTGFIAIIGNPNAGKSTLLNSLIQQKVSIVSPKPQTTRNTVTGIYTEGDYQMIFVDTPGTIKPRNKLGEYMAKSIDKAVIGVDCILLVIDGHDGIDNSELDLVEKYGDKGVPLVVVVSKTDISQPNTLMPELARLNEYPYISQVFAVSARKNKNIDLLREELKKYLPEGEFNYGEDEVTDKSLRYMVCEQIREKILLVLNYEVPHGIGVMLNKMEFDTVRQIWDIDANIIVEKQSHKPILLGKGGEMIKQIATHARISMEKLLEGRVNLQLWIKVKPDWRDSEYLVSEIGYNKKDL from the coding sequence ATGATTAAAAAAACAGGTTTTATAGCAATTATTGGCAATCCAAACGCAGGCAAATCAACTTTGCTCAATAGTTTAATACAACAGAAAGTATCTATCGTAAGTCCTAAGCCACAAACAACTCGCAATACTGTTACTGGCATATATACCGAGGGCGACTATCAAATGATTTTTGTAGATACTCCGGGTACGATTAAACCTCGCAACAAATTAGGCGAATATATGGCAAAAAGCATAGATAAAGCTGTTATAGGCGTCGATTGCATTTTGCTTGTAATCGACGGACACGACGGTATTGACAACAGCGAATTAGATTTAGTTGAGAAGTATGGCGACAAAGGCGTTCCTCTTGTAGTAGTAGTATCCAAAACCGATATATCTCAGCCCAACACTCTTATGCCCGAGTTAGCTAGACTTAACGAATATCCTTATATTAGTCAGGTTTTTGCCGTATCGGCAAGAAAGAATAAAAACATAGATTTGCTTAGAGAAGAGCTTAAAAAGTATCTTCCCGAAGGCGAGTTTAACTATGGCGAGGACGAAGTCACCGACAAATCTTTACGTTATATGGTTTGCGAGCAAATTAGAGAGAAAATTTTGCTTGTACTTAACTATGAAGTTCCTCACGGTATCGGCGTAATGCTAAACAAAATGGAATTTGACACAGTAAGACAAATTTGGGATATTGACGCAAACATTATTGTTGAAAAGCAGTCACATAAACCTATTCTTTTAGGCAAAGGCGGAGAAATGATTAAACAAATAGCCACTCACGCAAGAATTTCTATGGAAAAATTGCTTGAAGGCAGAGTTAATCTTCAACTATGGATAAAAGTTAAACCCGATTGGCGAGATAGCGAATATCTTGTTAGCGAGATAGGTTACAATAAAAAAGACTTATAA
- a CDS encoding PhoH family protein, whose amino-acid sequence MKVTAKINTPSLDILIKVFGAFDENIQAICSAFSIEVTIQEGEYYFLGEQTNIDQANKVIDKLIIFASQGDNLDIGQVNYICSCAKDGKLDNIVELLSDVVTVTNRGKPIKCKTVGQKKYVSEINKKTITIAIGPAGTGKTYLAVALAVVAFRSRQVDKIILTRPAVEAGEKLGFLPGDLQEKVNPYLRPLYDALQEMLGIETFRKMIEKGSIEIAPLAYMRGRTLSNAFIILDEAQNATNEQIKMFLTRLGENSKMVINGDLTQTDLPDGKASGLKTASHILRDLPEIAIINLTEKDVVRHPLVQLIVKAYETAEKGRKND is encoded by the coding sequence TTGAAAGTAACAGCAAAGATTAACACGCCTAGCCTTGATATTTTAATAAAAGTTTTTGGCGCATTTGATGAAAATATACAGGCTATTTGTTCGGCGTTTTCCATAGAAGTAACCATACAAGAAGGCGAATATTATTTTTTAGGCGAGCAAACCAATATTGACCAAGCTAACAAAGTAATCGACAAATTAATTATATTTGCAAGTCAAGGCGACAATCTAGATATAGGGCAAGTCAACTATATTTGTTCTTGCGCAAAAGACGGCAAACTTGACAATATAGTCGAATTGCTTAGCGACGTAGTTACGGTTACCAATAGGGGCAAACCTATTAAATGTAAGACCGTAGGACAGAAAAAATACGTTAGCGAGATTAATAAAAAAACTATAACAATAGCCATAGGCCCTGCGGGGACAGGCAAGACTTACTTAGCCGTAGCGCTTGCCGTAGTCGCTTTTCGTTCTAGACAAGTAGATAAAATTATTCTTACTCGTCCGGCGGTTGAAGCTGGCGAAAAGTTAGGCTTTTTACCGGGCGACCTACAAGAAAAAGTTAATCCTTATTTGCGTCCGCTGTACGACGCTTTGCAAGAGATGTTAGGAATTGAAACATTTCGTAAAATGATTGAAAAAGGTTCAATCGAGATTGCGCCCCTTGCATATATGAGAGGCCGTACGTTAAGTAACGCTTTTATAATATTAGACGAAGCTCAAAACGCTACTAACGAACAAATTAAAATGTTTCTCACTAGACTAGGGGAGAATAGCAAAATGGTAATTAACGGCGACTTAACCCAAACAGATTTGCCCGATGGCAAGGCAAGCGGGTTAAAGACCGCTTCGCATATTCTTAGAGATTTACCCGAAATAGCGATTATAAATTTAACAGAAAAGGACGTTGTCCGCCATCCGCTTGTACAACTTATAGTTAAAGCGTATGAAACGGCAGAGAAAGGAAGAAAGAATGACTGA